A stretch of Elgaria multicarinata webbii isolate HBS135686 ecotype San Diego chromosome 5, rElgMul1.1.pri, whole genome shotgun sequence DNA encodes these proteins:
- the FILIP1L gene encoding filamin A-interacting protein 1-like isoform X3, with protein MVVDEQQRLTEQLSLQTQKIQDLTITAEQAHEKLSIAETKAQEEEQKALRLEAELQAQTNKVSQEQEVAMAKLTNEESQNRQLRLKLTALSRQIDELEETNKSLRKAEEELQDLREKMNRGECGNSSLMSEVEELRKRVLEMEGKDEELIKMEEQCRELHKKLEREASQSKNFKAEVDKLNKRIMDLEKLEDAFSKSKQECYSLKYNLEKEKMLTKQLSQELDGLKARIGELETMESKLEKTEFTLKEDLTKLKSLTVLLVDERKTMNEKIKQAEEKLQTANSQLQLEQKKVMSVTEKLIEESKKALKSKTEAEEKMSNLTKERDDLKSKLKAEEEKGNDLSSKMNLLRKKLQSLEAIEKEFLKNKLKDMTKPTPSVQQENNKIKELAQEIDRLKHKLKEMKAIEDDLMKTEDEFESLERRYINEQDKARFLAEELEVVKRELARYKLAEKTECNHEQRLFRKLKDEAAKSGHLSREVDALKEKIHEYMATEDLICHLREDHTILQKKLTHQENKNKELGREMEILTKELERYRRFSKSLRPSLNGRRISDLQVVSKEVQTEPADNEPPDYKSLVPLERAVINGHLYEESDNEDEDDDEQTLSFKCNSSVANAVNNSKLWIPWMKSKESHIQNGKVHTKQNGNCIQPGNLVLSHTPGQPLHIKVTPDHGQNTATLEITSPTTESSHSFTSTATIPTCGTPKQRITIIQNGSLTPIKSKVADGYLSPEQAMPPLTMSTFARSQTPESCGSVTPERTMSPLALTSSSSSPEQLLSPEPLEISDKHAIFRVSPERQSSWQFQRSNSSGSSVITTEDNKIHIHLGSPYVQTIPNSAKNISPCTPVQDNRTPALTNGTPSKPINKITSSITITPTASPLPRQSQITIADVFRQAIPTRIPKAMSTTVVPMRAPAGQLKTTLQGSKDGKSHNTRTIPNAIIQNGGKR; from the coding sequence ATGGTAGTGGATGAACAACAAAGACTTACAGAACAGCTAAGCCTGCAAACCCAAAAAATCCAAGATCTAACTATCACTGCAGAACAAGCACATGAGAAACTCTCTATTGCAGAAACAAAAGCTCAAGAAGAagagcagaaagctctcaggctGGAAGCAGAACTTCAAGCACAAACTAATAAAGTTTCCCAAGAACAAGAGGTTGCAATGGCCAAACTAACCAACGAAGAGAGCCAGAATCGCCAGCTCCGCTTAAAATTAACAGCTCTCAGTCGACAAATTGATGAACTTGAAGAGACTAATAAGTCCTTACGAAAGGCAGAAGAAGAATTGCAAGACCTGAGGGAGAAAATGAATAGAGGGGAATGTGGAAATTCTTCCCTTATGTCTGAAGTGGAGGAGCTAAGGAAAAGAGTACTGGAAATGGAAGGGAAAGATGAAGAGCTCATAAAAATGGAAGAACAGTGCAGAGAGCTTCATAAGAAGCTAGAAAGGGAAGCCTCTCAAAGTAAGAACTTTAAAGCAGAAGTGGATAAACTCAACAAGAGAATTATGGACCTAGAGAAACTTGAGGATGCTTTCAGCAAGAGCAAGCAGGAATGTTATTCTTTGAAATACAatctagaaaaagaaaaaatgttaaCAAAGCAGCTGTCACAGGAACTTGATGGCTTAAAAGCTCGTATTGGAGAGCTTGAAACCATGGAAAGTAAATTGGAGAAAACAGAATTTACACTTAAGGAAGATTTGACTAAACTGAAATCATTGACAGTATTGCTTGTAGATGAGAGGAAAACAATGAACgaaaaaataaagcaagcagaAGAAAAGTTACAGACTGCAAATTCACAGCTTCAGCTGgaacaaaaaaaagttatgtCAGTCACAGAAAAATTGATTGAGGAAAGTAAGAAGGCATTAAAATCTAAAACTGAAGCTGAGGAAAAAATGTCCAATCTCACAAAAGAGAGAGATGATCTGAAAAGCAAACTAAaagcagaggaagaaaaaggaaatgatCTCTCTTCCAAGATGAATCTGCTAAGGAAAAAGCTCCAGTCCCTAGAAGCCATTGAAAAAGAGTTTCTAAAAAATAAACTTAAGGACATGACCAAACCTACCCCATCTGTACAGCAAGAAAACAACAAGATTAAAGAACTAGCCCAGGAAATTGATAGGCTCAAACACAAACTTAAAGAAATGAAGGCCATAGAAGATGATCTCATGAAAACCGAAGATGAATTTGAATCTTTAGAACGTAGATACATTAATGAACAAGATAAAGCCAGATTTCTGGCAGAGGAACTTGAGGTTGTGAAAAGAGAACTGGCTCGGTATAAGTTAGCAGAGAAGACAGAATGCAACCATGAGCAGAGATTATTCCGAAAACTCAAGGATGAAGCAGCCAAGTCAGGACACCTTTCAAGAGAAGTAGATGCGCTGAAAGAGAAAATTCATGAGTACATGGCAACCGAGGATTTAATATGCCATCTAAGGGAAGACCACACAATTCTGCAGAAGAAACTCACCcatcaagaaaacaaaaacaaagaattaGGAAGAGAAATGGAAATCCTTACTAAAGAACTGGAGAGGTATAGGCGTTTCAGCAAGAGCCTTAGACCAAGTCTCAATGGAAGGAGAATTTCTGACTTGCAGGTTGTCTCTAAGGAAGTCCAAACAGAACCAGCAGACAATGAACCACCTGATTACAAGAGTCTAGTTCCTTTGGAACGAGCTGTCATAAATGGACATTTATATGAAGAGAGTGAtaatgaagatgaagatgatgatgagcaAACTTTGTCCTTCAAGTGCAATTCCTCTGTTGCAAATGCAGTGAACAATAGTAAACTTTGGATACCCTGGATGAAGTCCAAAGAAAGCCATATTCAAAATGGAAAAGTTCACACCAAGCAGAACGGAAATTGCATTCAGCCTGGAAATTTAGTTCTAAGCCACACACCAGGCCAGCCTCTTCATATAAAGGTTACTCCAGATCATGGGCAAAACACAGCCACCCTTGAAATAACAAGCCCTACTACGGAGAGCTCTCACTCTTTTACTAGTACAGCTACAATACCCACCTGTGGCACACCAAAGCAAAGGATCACCATAATTCAAAATGGATCTTTAACTCCTATAAAATCTAAAGTAGCTGATGGTTATTTAAGTCCagaacaagccatgccacctctTACTATGTCTACCTTTGCTCGATCTCAAACACCTGAATCATGTGGCTCTGTAACTCCAGAAAGGACAATGTCCCCTTTGGCTCTGACAAGTTCCTCAAGTTCCCCTGAGCAATTACTTTCACCGGAACCACTGGAAATCAGTGACAAGCATGCTATCTTTCGAGTATCCCCTGAAAGGCAGTCGTCCTGGCAGTTCCAAAGATCTAACAGTTCTGGTTCTAGTGTGATAACTACTGAggataataaaatacatattcaTTTAGGAAGCCCTTATGTCCAAACTATTCCTAATTCAGCAAAAAACATTAGTCCTTGCACCCCTGTGCAGGATAACAGAACTCCAGCATTAACTAATGGAACACCAAGTAAACCTATCAACAAAATCACCAGCAGCATCACTATTACACCCACAGCCTCTCCTCTCCCACGGCAGTCGCAAATTACA